One window from the genome of Methanocaldococcus sp. encodes:
- a CDS encoding methanogenesis marker 14 protein produces the protein MGLFDIISKIFKKEKTKIAYAKSQSVDLIELKRNPYYIVASVELGNTTTKSIITATNMDTGKTYIISKYVKMTRDVRKPKKGEEVFGETLWGVKLTREAVAEMVKEVLLKSLEKAGLTIDDLHFVVRSTGVTAGFASPEEVGEMIIALAQGCMKAGIPPAKMTPAMTKDQIPKPFDKYSFLDKIIFDGAVTGVLPPTGKEVVANEMEGELVTAGIKVGSKWTFVDFRNPCMSIDFGTTLAGRITNDTLPYAKVIGNLCGLAGAIADAIARGSGKIDEKTGAALDLANVKGKANEELAREYAEEIHKYITIREVPKDVDRFGTVPVDPKSAEKAGTTLIGCDVGKNGSDLIKLEELGRELVEKSNIPTLMCCLDYVMSEVVRRLVELAYKKGLISEKSAVGVTGRAGITGKKPELIIEKLKTLEIWDNLEENVVFVEDGLALGASVMARCMNCLGTPSVPLGGVRGGGCILGLRRKWQKERGMIRD, from the coding sequence ATGGGACTTTTTGATATAATTTCAAAAATATTCAAAAAGGAGAAAACAAAAATTGCCTATGCAAAGTCACAAAGTGTAGATTTAATTGAATTAAAGAGAAATCCATACTACATAGTGGCATCAGTAGAATTAGGAAATACAACTACTAAATCTATTATTACAGCCACAAATATGGATACTGGAAAAACATATATAATTAGTAAGTATGTAAAAATGACAAGAGATGTTAGAAAGCCAAAGAAAGGAGAGGAAGTTTTTGGAGAAACATTGTGGGGAGTTAAATTAACCAGAGAGGCAGTGGCAGAAATGGTTAAAGAGGTTTTATTAAAGAGTTTGGAAAAGGCAGGATTAACTATTGATGATTTACACTTTGTTGTTAGAAGTACTGGAGTAACAGCAGGATTTGCTTCTCCTGAAGAAGTTGGAGAGATGATTATAGCTTTAGCTCAAGGTTGTATGAAAGCTGGAATACCTCCAGCAAAGATGACTCCGGCAATGACTAAGGATCAAATTCCAAAGCCTTTTGACAAATACTCCTTCTTAGATAAAATTATTTTTGATGGGGCAGTTACTGGTGTTCTTCCACCAACAGGAAAAGAAGTTGTTGCAAACGAAATGGAGGGAGAATTGGTAACAGCAGGGATAAAAGTTGGAAGTAAATGGACTTTTGTAGATTTTAGAAATCCTTGTATGAGTATTGACTTTGGAACTACATTGGCTGGTAGAATAACTAACGATACTTTACCCTATGCAAAAGTTATTGGCAATCTTTGTGGATTGGCGGGGGCTATAGCAGATGCAATTGCAAGAGGTTCTGGAAAAATTGATGAAAAAACAGGGGCGGCATTAGATTTAGCAAATGTAAAAGGTAAAGCAAATGAGGAGTTGGCAAGAGAGTATGCAGAAGAAATTCATAAATATATAACTATTAGAGAAGTTCCAAAGGATGTTGATAGATTTGGAACTGTTCCAGTTGACCCAAAATCTGCCGAAAAAGCAGGAACTACACTTATTGGATGTGATGTCGGTAAAAATGGAAGTGATTTAATTAAGTTAGAAGAGTTAGGTAGAGAGTTGGTAGAAAAAAGTAATATTCCCACATTAATGTGTTGCTTAGATTATGTTATGAGTGAAGTTGTTAGGAGATTGGTAGAATTGGCTTATAAAAAAGGATTAATTAGCGAAAAATCAGCAGTAGGTGTTACAGGAAGAGCAGGAATTACAGGAAAAAAACCAGAACTAATTATTGAAAAACTTAAAACCTTAGAAATTTGGGATAATTTAGAGGAGAATGTTGTATTCGTTGAAGATGGTTTAGCATTAGGGGCAAGTGTTATGGCAAGATGTATGAACTGTTTAGGAACTCCTTCTGTTCCATTAGGAGGAGTTAGAGGGGGAGGTTGTATATTAGGTTTAAGAAGGAAGTGGCAAAAAGAGAGAGGAATGATAAGGGATTAG
- a CDS encoding bifunctional 5,6,7,8-tetrahydromethanopterin hydro-lyase/3-hexulose-6-phosphate synthase → MIKFGEAVLGNEIKAIVNVSIGKGKYIDNIFTNALTRGNCIFANLRPNLIVKPLTLVVPRHNIESNIQDELFQGVIQYAVAKAVADLDLDEDLKVVVSVNVPEIPITNITKRKLFQYFYASTKLAINRALNEYPSKEKVKKEKYRALHPLVGFRDVRLEYPPYLQIALDVPTMENLEFLLQNIPKSDHIILEAGTPLIKKFGLDVIEIIREYFDGFIVADLKTLDTGRVEVRLAFEVTANAVAISGVAPKSTIIKAIHECQKCGLISYLDMLNVSEPQKLYDSLKLKPDVVILHRGIDEETFGIKKEWKFEGNCLLAIAGGVGIENIEELLKEYQIIIVGRAITKSRDPGRVIRMFINKMGYDIDTYRLYFDEDEDIEY, encoded by the coding sequence ATGATAAAGTTTGGCGAGGCAGTTTTAGGGAATGAGATTAAAGCGATAGTTAATGTATCTATTGGAAAAGGTAAATATATAGATAATATATTTACCAATGCTTTAACAAGGGGAAACTGTATATTTGCCAATTTGAGACCTAATTTAATAGTTAAGCCATTAACCTTAGTTGTTCCAAGGCATAATATTGAGAGCAATATACAAGATGAGTTGTTTCAAGGAGTTATTCAGTATGCCGTTGCTAAGGCTGTTGCTGATTTAGATTTAGATGAGGATTTAAAGGTTGTTGTTAGCGTTAATGTCCCAGAGATTCCAATAACAAACATAACAAAAAGAAAACTTTTCCAATACTTTTATGCTTCAACTAAATTGGCTATAAACAGAGCTTTAAATGAATATCCATCAAAAGAAAAGGTAAAGAAAGAGAAATATAGAGCTTTGCATCCATTAGTTGGTTTTAGAGATGTTAGATTAGAGTATCCTCCATATCTACAAATTGCCTTAGATGTTCCAACAATGGAAAACTTAGAGTTTTTATTACAAAATATTCCAAAGAGTGATCATATTATCTTAGAGGCTGGAACTCCATTAATTAAAAAATTTGGTTTAGATGTTATTGAAATTATAAGAGAGTATTTTGATGGCTTTATTGTTGCTGACTTAAAAACATTAGATACTGGAAGAGTTGAGGTTAGATTGGCGTTTGAGGTTACTGCAAACGCAGTTGCTATAAGTGGAGTAGCACCAAAATCAACAATAATTAAAGCAATTCACGAATGTCAAAAATGTGGTTTAATAAGTTATTTAGATATGTTGAATGTCTCTGAACCTCAAAAATTATATGATTCTTTAAAATTAAAGCCAGATGTTGTTATTTTACATAGAGGTATTGATGAAGAGACTTTTGGAATTAAAAAAGAGTGGAAGTTTGAAGGTAATTGTTTATTGGCAATTGCTGGAGGAGTTGGGATAGAGAATATTGAAGAGTTATTGAAGGAATATCAAATAATAATTGTTGGTAGGGCGATTACAAAATCAAGAGATCCGGGGAGAGTTATTAGAATGTTTATAAATAAGATGGGCTATGATATTGACACTTATAGGCTCTATTTTGATGAAGATGAAGATATTGAATATTAA
- a CDS encoding dihydroorotate dehydrogenase electron transfer subunit, translating into MEKPIICRIKNIIEESSTVKTFVIDRDFNFKPGQFAMIWIPGVDEKPFSFSSKNSFSVARVGYFTKKMHELKKEDIIGVRGPYGTYFEPLGDKILAVAGGIGAAPIITAVEKFSRQGIEITTILGAKSKDELLFLDRFEKSGRLEICTDDGSFGFKGFTTEKMKEVLKEEKFDLIITCGPEIMMKKVVNIANEYNIPVQVSMERYMKCGIGICGQCCVDDEGLCVCKDGPVFWGDKLRFIKEFGKYKRDACGKIVKF; encoded by the coding sequence ATGGAAAAGCCAATTATTTGTAGAATAAAAAATATTATAGAAGAAAGTTCCACAGTAAAAACATTTGTAATAGATAGAGATTTTAATTTTAAGCCAGGACAGTTTGCAATGATTTGGATTCCCGGAGTTGATGAAAAACCTTTTAGTTTCTCTTCTAAAAATAGTTTTAGCGTTGCAAGAGTTGGATATTTTACTAAAAAAATGCATGAATTGAAAAAAGAAGATATAATAGGTGTTAGAGGGCCTTATGGAACATATTTTGAGCCATTGGGAGATAAAATCTTAGCTGTTGCTGGTGGTATTGGAGCCGCTCCAATTATAACAGCAGTTGAAAAATTTTCAAGGCAAGGGATTGAAATAACAACCATATTGGGAGCAAAAAGTAAAGATGAATTATTATTTTTAGATAGATTTGAAAAATCAGGAAGATTAGAGATTTGCACAGATGATGGTAGTTTTGGATTTAAAGGCTTTACAACTGAAAAAATGAAAGAAGTTCTTAAAGAAGAAAAATTTGATTTAATTATAACTTGCGGACCAGAAATAATGATGAAGAAAGTTGTTAATATTGCCAATGAATATAACATTCCAGTTCAAGTTTCAATGGAAAGATATATGAAATGTGGTATTGGCATCTGTGGGCAGTGTTGTGTAGATGATGAGGGACTTTGTGTTTGTAAGGATGGGCCGGTATTTTGGGGAGATAAGTTGAGATTTATTAAAGAATTTGGGAAATATAAGAGGGATGCATGTGGAAAAATTGTTAAATTTTAA
- a CDS encoding metallophosphoesterase: MRKIYLISDTHFNHANIIKYCNRPFSSVEEMDKALIKNWNNIVRDKDVVYFLGDFVLSKNKSKRSKELMELLNGEIIFIKGNHDKFGEKFKIIEYGGYKFMLVHNPDSSYALNFEGWVIHGHHHANHLDEYPFINPKRNRVNVSVEVLDYKPVSLDLIIKLIEKGKVVRTINDL; the protein is encoded by the coding sequence ATGAGAAAAATTTATCTAATCTCTGATACACATTTTAACCATGCAAACATTATAAAATACTGTAATAGACCATTTTCAAGTGTTGAAGAAATGGACAAAGCTCTAATAAAAAATTGGAATAATATTGTTAGAGATAAAGATGTTGTTTATTTCTTAGGTGATTTTGTTCTAAGTAAAAATAAATCTAAAAGATCTAAAGAGCTTATGGAGTTACTAAATGGTGAAATAATCTTTATAAAAGGAAATCATGACAAATTTGGTGAGAAATTTAAAATAATTGAATATGGTGGCTATAAATTTATGTTAGTTCATAATCCAGATAGTTCTTATGCTTTAAACTTCGAAGGTTGGGTTATTCATGGGCATCATCACGCAAATCACTTAGATGAATATCCATTTATAAATCCTAAAAGAAATAGAGTTAATGTTTCTGTTGAGGTTTTAGATTATAAGCCAGTTAGTTTGGATTTGATTATAAAGTTGATAGAGAAAGGAAAAGTTGTTAGAACAATAAACGATTTGTAA
- the fen gene encoding flap endonuclease-1, translating into MGVQIGEYIPKKNITLENLRGKKVAIDGMNAIYQFLSSIRLKDGTPLKNRKGEITSAYNGVFYKTIHLLENDIIPIWVFDGEPPKLKEKTRKIRKEMKEKAELKLKEAVKKEDVEEVSKYAKRVCYLTPKIVENCKYLLKLMGIPYVEAPSEGEAQASYMAKKGDVWAVVSQDYDSLLYGAPRVVRNLTTTKEMPELIELNEVLKNLKISLDDLIDIAIFMGTDYNPGGVKGIGFKRAYEIVRSGLARDVLKKEVENYEEIKNIFKNPKVTDNYSLNLRLPDKDGIIKFLVDENDFNYERVKKHVDKLYNLIESKIRQKTLDAWFK; encoded by the coding sequence ATGGGAGTGCAGATTGGTGAATACATTCCTAAAAAAAATATAACATTAGAGAATTTAAGAGGTAAAAAAGTAGCAATTGATGGAATGAATGCAATATATCAATTTTTAAGTTCTATAAGATTAAAAGATGGCACCCCCTTGAAAAATAGGAAAGGGGAAATAACTTCTGCATACAATGGTGTTTTTTACAAAACTATTCATTTATTGGAAAATGATATAATCCCAATTTGGGTTTTTGATGGTGAGCCTCCAAAGTTAAAAGAGAAAACAAGAAAGATAAGGAAAGAAATGAAAGAAAAGGCTGAACTAAAATTGAAAGAGGCTGTAAAAAAAGAAGATGTTGAGGAAGTTTCTAAATATGCAAAAAGAGTTTGCTATTTAACTCCTAAAATAGTAGAGAATTGCAAATATTTATTAAAGTTAATGGGAATACCTTATGTTGAAGCTCCTTCAGAAGGTGAAGCACAGGCAAGTTATATGGCAAAAAAAGGAGATGTTTGGGCTGTTGTAAGTCAAGATTATGATTCCTTATTATATGGAGCTCCAAGAGTTGTTAGAAATTTAACAACAACAAAGGAGATGCCAGAACTTATTGAACTAAATGAGGTTTTAAAAAATTTAAAAATATCGTTAGATGATTTAATTGATATAGCTATATTTATGGGAACTGACTACAATCCAGGGGGAGTTAAGGGAATTGGATTTAAAAGGGCTTATGAAATTGTTAGAAGTGGATTGGCAAGAGATGTTTTGAAAAAAGAAGTAGAAAATTATGAAGAAATTAAAAATATATTTAAGAATCCAAAAGTTACTGACAACTACTCATTAAATTTGAGATTACCAGATAAAGATGGAATTATTAAATTTTTAGTTGATGAAAATGATTTTAATTATGAAAGAGTTAAAAAGCATGTTGATAAACTTTATAATTTAATCGAAAGTAAAATTAGACAAAAAACATTAGATGCATGGTTTAAATAA
- a CDS encoding plasma-membrane proton-efflux P-type ATPase — translation MKNKKNIEEILKSFNTSLEHGLSSEEAEKRLKIYGYNEIEEKKVNPIIKFLSYFWGPIPWMIEIAAILSALVKDWTDFFIILSLLIVNGVVGFWEEHKAENVVETLKQKMALKAKVLRDGVWKTILAKFLVPGDIVRVKIGDIVPADMIIVKGDYVTVDESALTGESLPVTKYVGDELYSGSIVKKGEAIGVVKATGINTYFGKTVKLVESAKTVSSFQKMIISVGNYLIIVAIILIAIIFVVSVYRHESLLETLRFALVLAVASIPAAMPAVLSITMAIGALNLAKKQAVVTKLVSIEELASVDVLCSDKTGTLTKNQLVCGDVIPFNNFKKEDVIFYAALASNFEDADAIDNAILNEAKKLGLLEKLKKFKLLKFIPFDPVIKRTEATVSIDGKEIKVSKGAPQVIVELCKLTGKIKEEILKIIEKLAEQGYRSLGVSVDRGKGWEFVGIIPLYDPPREDAPEAISRIKKLGVIVKMITGDHIAIARNIAKMLGIGDKIVSMTELLKKKKESEIEKLVEEADGFSEVYPEHKYKIVEILQKKKHFVGMTGDGVNDAPALKKANCGIAVAGATDAARAASDIVLLAPGISVIADAITEARRIFQRMESYVIYRICETIRILFFITLSILIFNFYPITALMVVLLALLNDIPILAIAYDNVIEQKKPVRWEMKKILPISTILGLTGVLSSFLIFYIVTLMYPGEYGFIQTFVFLKLIIEGHTTIFVTRTKDWLWKKPYPSPFLFWGVMITNIIGTLIAVYGILVTPIGWGWAIFIWIYATIWMFVNDVVKKIMVKKLKL, via the coding sequence ATGAAAAATAAAAAGAATATTGAAGAGATTTTAAAATCTTTTAATACCTCATTAGAGCATGGATTATCTTCTGAAGAAGCAGAAAAACGACTAAAAATATATGGATACAATGAAATTGAAGAAAAGAAGGTAAATCCAATTATAAAATTTTTATCTTACTTTTGGGGACCTATTCCTTGGATGATAGAAATAGCAGCTATTCTATCAGCATTAGTTAAAGATTGGACAGATTTTTTTATAATATTATCCTTACTTATAGTTAATGGAGTTGTTGGATTTTGGGAAGAGCATAAGGCAGAAAATGTTGTTGAAACATTAAAGCAGAAAATGGCTTTAAAGGCAAAGGTTTTAAGAGATGGAGTTTGGAAAACGATACTTGCAAAATTCCTTGTTCCAGGAGATATAGTTAGAGTGAAAATTGGAGATATTGTTCCTGCTGATATGATTATAGTTAAAGGAGATTATGTTACAGTAGATGAATCAGCATTAACTGGGGAATCTCTACCAGTTACTAAGTATGTTGGAGATGAGTTATATTCAGGCTCAATAGTAAAAAAAGGAGAGGCAATTGGTGTTGTAAAGGCAACTGGAATAAATACTTACTTTGGAAAAACTGTTAAATTAGTAGAGAGTGCTAAAACTGTCAGTTCTTTCCAAAAAATGATAATCAGTGTAGGAAATTATCTAATTATAGTGGCAATAATCTTAATTGCTATAATTTTTGTTGTTTCAGTTTATAGACATGAGAGTTTATTGGAAACTTTAAGATTTGCCTTAGTACTTGCTGTTGCCTCTATCCCAGCCGCAATGCCAGCAGTTCTTTCTATTACTATGGCAATTGGTGCTTTAAATCTCGCTAAAAAACAGGCTGTTGTTACAAAGTTAGTTTCCATAGAGGAACTTGCGAGTGTAGATGTCTTATGCTCTGATAAAACAGGGACTTTAACTAAAAATCAGTTAGTTTGTGGAGATGTTATTCCATTTAACAATTTCAAAAAAGAGGATGTAATATTTTATGCAGCATTGGCATCAAACTTTGAAGATGCCGATGCCATAGATAATGCAATATTAAATGAAGCGAAGAAATTAGGATTACTTGAAAAATTAAAAAAATTCAAATTATTAAAATTTATTCCCTTTGATCCAGTAATAAAAAGGACAGAGGCAACAGTATCAATTGATGGAAAAGAAATAAAAGTTTCAAAAGGGGCTCCACAGGTTATAGTTGAATTATGTAAACTTACTGGCAAGATAAAAGAGGAAATATTAAAAATAATTGAAAAATTGGCTGAGCAGGGATATAGATCTTTGGGAGTATCTGTTGATAGAGGTAAAGGTTGGGAGTTCGTGGGAATTATTCCACTATACGACCCTCCAAGAGAGGATGCTCCTGAAGCCATATCTCGTATTAAAAAATTGGGAGTAATAGTTAAAATGATTACAGGGGATCATATAGCAATAGCAAGAAATATAGCTAAAATGCTTGGAATTGGAGATAAAATAGTTTCAATGACAGAACTTTTGAAAAAGAAAAAAGAATCTGAAATAGAGAAATTGGTTGAAGAGGCAGATGGATTTTCTGAAGTTTATCCAGAGCATAAATATAAAATAGTAGAAATTTTACAAAAGAAGAAGCATTTTGTTGGAATGACTGGAGACGGAGTTAATGATGCTCCTGCTTTAAAGAAGGCAAATTGCGGAATTGCAGTAGCAGGAGCAACAGATGCCGCAAGAGCAGCATCTGATATTGTTTTATTAGCTCCTGGGATTTCTGTAATTGCAGATGCCATAACTGAGGCAAGGAGAATATTTCAAAGGATGGAATCATATGTTATATATAGAATATGTGAAACTATAAGGATTTTATTCTTTATAACTTTATCAATATTAATATTTAACTTCTATCCTATAACTGCATTGATGGTTGTTTTATTAGCATTATTAAATGACATTCCTATATTGGCAATAGCCTACGATAATGTAATTGAGCAAAAAAAACCTGTTAGATGGGAAATGAAAAAGATACTTCCAATATCTACAATCCTTGGATTAACAGGAGTTTTAAGTTCTTTCCTAATATTCTATATTGTAACTCTAATGTATCCAGGAGAATATGGATTTATTCAAACATTTGTGTTTTTAAAACTAATTATTGAAGGTCATACAACAATATTTGTCACAAGAACAAAAGATTGGTTATGGAAAAAACCTTATCCAAGTCCATTTTTATTCTGGGGTGTTATGATAACAAATATAATTGGAACTTTAATTGCAGTTTATGGTATATTAGTAACACCAATAGGATGGGGTTGGGCAATATTTATATGGATATATGCAACAATTTGGATGTTTGTAAATGATGTCGTTAAAAAGATAATGGTAAAAAAACTAAAATTATAA
- the sepS gene encoding O-phosphoserine--tRNA ligase, whose translation MRFDTKKILELAEKDFEKSWRETKTLIKEKHIDYRYPRIKPIYGKPHPVMETIERLRQAYLRMGFEEVINPIIVDEIEIYKQFGPEAMAVLDRCFYLGGLPRPDVGLGNDKVEIIENLGIKVDEEKKEKLREVLHSYKKGSIDGDDLVFEIAKALNVSNEMGLKVLETAFPEFKDLKPEASTLTLRSHMTSGWFITLSYLIKKRKLPLKLFSIDRCFRREQKEDRSHLMSYHSASCVVVGEDVSVDDGKVVAEGLLEQFGFTKFKFKPDEKKSKYYTPETQTEVYAFHPKLNEWIEVATFGVYSPIALAKYDIDVPVMNLGLGVERLAMIIYGYEDVRYMVYPQFYEYNLSDREIAGMIKIDKVPILDELYNFANELIDICIKNKDKESPCSIEVKKEFDFNREKKVVNVEIFENEVNKRLLGPSVLNEVYVYDSNIYGIPPTFEGIKEEYIPILKKAKEEGVSTGIRYIDGIIYKLVAKIEESLLTNIDEFKFRVPIVRSLSDINLKIDDLALKQIMGKNKVIDVRGPVFLNAKVKIN comes from the coding sequence ATGAGATTTGACACAAAAAAGATTTTAGAATTAGCGGAAAAAGATTTTGAAAAATCTTGGAGAGAGACAAAGACATTAATTAAAGAAAAACATATAGATTATAGATATCCAAGAATTAAGCCAATTTATGGAAAACCCCATCCAGTAATGGAAACTATTGAGAGATTAAGACAGGCATATTTAAGAATGGGATTTGAAGAAGTAATTAATCCAATTATTGTTGATGAAATTGAAATATATAAGCAGTTTGGACCAGAGGCAATGGCTGTTTTAGACAGATGTTTCTACTTAGGTGGATTGCCAAGACCTGATGTTGGTTTAGGAAATGATAAAGTTGAGATTATAGAAAATTTGGGAATAAAGGTAGATGAGGAGAAAAAAGAAAAATTGAGAGAGGTTCTCCATTCATATAAAAAAGGTAGTATAGATGGAGATGATTTAGTCTTTGAAATAGCAAAGGCTTTAAATGTAAGTAATGAGATGGGTTTAAAGGTTTTAGAAACTGCATTTCCTGAATTTAAAGATTTAAAACCAGAGGCATCTACATTAACTTTAAGAAGTCATATGACTTCTGGATGGTTTATAACTTTAAGTTATTTGATAAAAAAGAGAAAACTGCCTTTAAAACTCTTCTCAATTGATAGATGCTTTAGAAGAGAGCAGAAAGAAGATAGAAGTCATTTAATGAGTTATCACTCTGCATCTTGTGTAGTTGTTGGTGAAGATGTCAGTGTTGATGACGGTAAAGTTGTTGCCGAAGGTTTATTGGAGCAATTTGGATTTACTAAATTTAAATTTAAGCCTGATGAAAAAAAGAGTAAGTATTATACTCCAGAGACACAAACAGAGGTTTATGCTTTCCACCCAAAACTAAATGAGTGGATTGAAGTAGCCACATTTGGTGTTTATTCCCCAATAGCATTAGCTAAGTATGATATAGATGTTCCAGTGATGAATCTTGGATTGGGTGTTGAGAGATTGGCAATGATAATTTACGGATATGAAGATGTTAGATATATGGTGTATCCTCAATTTTATGAATATAATTTAAGTGATAGAGAAATAGCTGGAATGATAAAAATAGATAAAGTTCCAATATTGGATGAATTATACAACTTTGCAAATGAACTTATTGATATATGTATAAAGAATAAAGATAAAGAGAGTCCTTGCTCAATTGAAGTTAAAAAAGAATTTGATTTTAATAGAGAGAAAAAAGTTGTTAATGTGGAGATATTTGAAAATGAGGTAAATAAAAGATTGTTAGGGCCGTCAGTATTAAATGAAGTTTATGTCTATGATAGTAATATATATGGTATCCCACCAACATTTGAGGGTATTAAAGAGGAATACATCCCTATTTTAAAGAAAGCTAAGGAAGAAGGAGTTTCTACTGGAATAAGATATATAGATGGGATTATATACAAATTAGTTGCTAAGATTGAGGAATCTTTATTAACTAATATAGATGAGTTTAAATTTAGAGTTCCAATAGTTAGAAGTTTGAGTGACATAAACTTAAAAATAGACGATTTAGCTTTAAAACAAATTATGGGTAAAAATAAAGTTATAGATGTTAGAGGGCCAGTATTCTTAAATGCTAAAGTAAAAATAAATTAA